DNA sequence from the Candidatus Auribacterota bacterium genome:
CTTTGAAGGCCTGATGGAAGAAGTTTCCAAAGCCAGGCGAGGGTATTCGCGTGATAAGCGGCCGGATTGCAAGCAACTGGTTATTGCGCTTATTGTGACCGCTGAAGGTTTTCCTCTTGCCTACGAGGTTTTTCCAGGCAATACCCGTGACATGCAAAGCCTGGAGACGATGCTGAACCAGGTCGAGGCGAAGTACGGGAAGGCCAGGCGCACATGGGTTTTTGACCGTGGTGTGGTCAGCGAGGATAATCTTCAGAAGCTTCGCGAGCGTCACGGCACTTATGTGGTGGGCACGCCGCGATCGCGGTTGAAGGAGTTCGAAGGCGGTCTACAGCGTCAGGATTGGAAGCATGTGCGCGGGCAGGTCGAGGTGGTATTGCGGTCGGGAGACGATGGTGATACGTACGTGATTGCCCGCAGTGTGAAGCGGCGGGCCAAAGAGAACGCGATACGTCGGCGACGAATGCGCAAACTCTACGATAGCCTCAAGAGCCTGGCCATCTCTGTTGAACAGGGCTATGTACGCCATTATGATGTGCTGGTCAATCGGCTCGGCAGACTCGAGGAGCGCTACGCGCAGGTCTTCGGGTTCGTGGAGATCTCCCGTACTCGGGACAACGAAGATATCAAACAGTTCGCGTTTCGGCTGAACCGCCATGCTCTCAAGAAGGCTTACCGCCAGGACGGTACATATCTGCTGCGTACAAATCTGATCGAAAATGACCCGTCCAGGCTGTGGGAGCAGTACATCCAGCTTACTGAAGTCGAGTCAGCGTTCCGCGCTTTGAAAAGCGAGATAAAACTACGTCCGATCAACCACAGGATCGAACCGCGCGTCGAAGCTCACGTGATGGTGGCATTTATGGGCTATGCGATGTGGGTATGTCTGAAATGGAAGCTTAAAGGTATGGCGGGCAGCCTATCGCCCCGGCGGGCAATTGAGCTCTTTCGCAGCATTAAGCTTGTTGAAGTATGGTTTGATACTATCGATGGACGGCGGATTTGTCTTCCGCGGATCACGATGCCCAAACCTGAACACCAAATAGTTCTGGAGCAGTTCAAATGGAATTTGCCCGACCAACCGCCTCCGCGCATTTATACACGGCGCGAAGGTCACGTAAAAAATGTGTTGGAGACTCGAAGCTAAAATGCCCTCCTTTCCTATGAAAGCTGGGCTTCTATGCCAAAATCTGCGAAAGTCGGGCTAGCTACTTCTTCATGCTGTTTTTCTTTGACGAACATCCATCTTCTCGCTATAGTGTTGCCTTCGATGAGAAACAGCACCTATCCCGGTAGAATAATCCTGGCCATCGGACTGATCAGCGCGGGTTCGCTCCTCCTCGAGCTCACCTTCGTCCGGATCTTCTCCGTGCTCTTTTTCCACCACTACGGCTTTCTCATCATCAGCACCTCGCTCTTCGGCATGGGGTTGGCCGGCGTGGTACTCCACATCAGGGGGACGCCCTCCGCAGGAGATG
Encoded proteins:
- a CDS encoding IS1634 family transposase, with translation MFLKPNKRFKDGKDHVYYTLNESIRIGKRRVVQRTILHLGELTTSQCHRWRHTIDVINERSEARQMELLTEEEHQRRGYPEDPDVVAIRLSSLQVCNCREFGSCWIGVKLWQILELDRFWAERLGELRGEVPWEKVAELLSVNRLCDPGSELSVHEKWHPKTGMNLLLDCDDAVAEKDRLYRCLDRLLAHKGALEEHLRCKWGELFQADFEVLLYDLTSTYFEGLMEEVSKARRGYSRDKRPDCKQLVIALIVTAEGFPLAYEVFPGNTRDMQSLETMLNQVEAKYGKARRTWVFDRGVVSEDNLQKLRERHGTYVVGTPRSRLKEFEGGLQRQDWKHVRGQVEVVLRSGDDGDTYVIARSVKRRAKENAIRRRRMRKLYDSLKSLAISVEQGYVRHYDVLVNRLGRLEERYAQVFGFVEISRTRDNEDIKQFAFRLNRHALKKAYRQDGTYLLRTNLIENDPSRLWEQYIQLTEVESAFRALKSEIKLRPINHRIEPRVEAHVMVAFMGYAMWVCLKWKLKGMAGSLSPRRAIELFRSIKLVEVWFDTIDGRRICLPRITMPKPEHQIVLEQFKWNLPDQPPPRIYTRREGHVKNVLETRS